The region tcggcccgagaattgaaccctgtggtacccccatagagactgccagaggtccggacaacaggccctccgatttgacccactgaactctatcagagaagtagttgaagaaccaggcgaggcatttgagaaaccaaggctgttgagtttgCCGAtgagaatacggtgattgacagagtcgaaagccttggccaggtcaatgaatacagctgcacagtaatgtctcttatcgatggcggtcatgatatcgtttagtaccttgagtgtggctgaggtgcaccgtgaccagcttggaaacgggattgcacagcggagaaggtacggtgggattcgaaattgtcagtgatctgtttattaacttggcttttgaagactttagaggcagggcaggatggatataggtctataacaatttgggtctagagtgtcaccccctttgaagagggggatgaccgcggcagctttccaatctttagggatcttggACGATATGAAAGACacgttgaacagactggtaataggggttgcaacaatggaggcggataattttagaaagaggctccagattgtctagcccagctgatttgtacgggtccaggttttgcagctctttcagaacatctgctatctggatttgggtgaagtagaagctggggaggcttgggcaagtagctgtggggggtgcggagctgtttgCCGGGGTtagggtagccaggaggaaagcatggagaaatgcttattgaaattcccgattatcgtggatttatcggtggtgacagtgttagcctcagtgcagtgggcagctgggaggaggtcatctcttattctccatggactgcTATGGTCCTGCTAGGCATTCGATATGTAACAAgtgcttttgggtgtcaagggaaactgtatagagtaaaaagtacattattttctttaggaatttaCTGAAGTAAAAgttctcaaaaatataaatagcagagtaaagtacagataacaaaaaaatacaacttaAGTAGAACTTAGAAGTATTTTTACTTCCTTAACACCACTGATTTGGAGTGCCAAATTAACATTTCTACCGATCTCCGTGCccgttatgattttcatatgtaCATTTTCGTGGAAGTTTCATTTCTTTAATAATAAAGTTGGCGTATCTCAAAATCATTCATGTAATTAATACAATTATATCTAAATTAAAATTACACAAATCTAAAATGAACttccattgccaactatgtaaaaatagcctacataaaggcaacaaataaaaacattgcagcctgcaggtaaaaaatatcctgataaaaataaagcacattggctacgcatggcctgtctgcaaggaacttCAAACATTGCATCAACTATCAACTTGGTCCAGCCAAAAGCTTGTGCTaacaaacttgcaacattgtataaataTTCTGGACCCTAAGAGTTTCCCGTGCCAGTAAACTCCAGACAGACATAACTGTAGGCTATTTGAGGAAGGGATAAGAAGTAAATCAgataggcctattttatgacgtttctactgtatcagagcatgacattttttccCTTTCATGACAAGTGGTTACCGAAAAGGAGAGTGCTataaagatttttcaaataggctacattgaggaaCGATTTCAACTAAAATTTTGAATGCATTAACATAAATTacagtaaccaaacaaacattgtagattagaaattatGGGAATTAAATGGTACAAGTACTACTGGTAATACTGGTGTCATCCGCgtcctccgcaatggattagtccattGAGACAGGCATCAATCAAGACGTGCCATAAAACATTATTGGTAGACCAATAACCTATCGaacaaacaatcgaccagtcaactaaatggggtcagccctaaaaGAAacacgtgagaatgctgttcattgactacagctcagcgttcaacaccatagtgccctccatgcttatcactaagctaaggttcctgggactgaacacctgcctctgcaactggatcctggacttcctgatgggcccgactccaacaccaccattaatTTTGccaacgacacaacagtagtgggcctgatcaccgacaacaatgagacaccCTATagagagaaggtcagagacctggcagtctggtgccaggacaataacctctccctcaacgtcagtgagacaaaggagctgattgtgaactacaggaaacagagggccgagcacacccccatttacatcgacgaggctgtagtggagtaggttgatagcttcaagttcctcggtgtccacataaCTAAGGATCTATCGTGATCCAAACAGACcagcacagtcatgaagagggcacgaaaacTGGtggctaaaaagatttggcatgggccatcagatcctcaaaagttctacaactgcaccatcgagagcattttgaccggctgcatcaccacttggtatggcaactgcttggcatcagaccgcaaggctctacagaagttagtgcgtacggcccagtacatcactggggccaaactccctgccatccaggacctctataccaggcagtgtcagaggaaggcccaaaaattgtcaaagactccagccacagactgttctctctgctattgcACGGCAAGCaataccaatgcaccaagtctggaacaaaCAGGACCCTGGACAGCTTCTAACCCAAGTCATATGACTTCTAAACAGCTAATCGGaatacctgcattgaccctttgtTGCCACACTGGACtctgcccacacaatcacacacataaaATGCACAcgcatactgacgccacacacacctTTTACACTcaccacatatgctgctgctagtaactttacccctacctatatgtacagtacatagctacctcaattgcctcatacctctgcacatcgactcggtactggtactcattgtatatagcaatgttattttctactccctatatatagccatgttattgttactcAATGTGTGAGTTTTCATTTTTAGATTGTTGATCTTATCTTTAAAATCTGCATGGTTGGAAAaggacctgtaagtaagcatttcgctgatagtaagcatttcgctgttagtttacacctgttgtctatgaagcatgtgaccaatcaaatttgatttgacattgcaCTGGCTCTCCACGACTTGGTCCTGAAAAGGTCATTGCGATGGGTACCTCCCAAGTGTGCCATAATAGCCTCTCAAGGACATGTTGTTCCATCCAACCAAATCCCTCCCCCCTACCCTCTACAGCATCCCCTCCAGAATGGAGCAGGGAGAACCTTACCCATTAAGGGGATGGCCAGCTGGCGGCGGAAAAGAGTGTGGATGCGTTCGAGCTGAGCGTTCAGAAGCTCCTGCTGCTCGCAGGTGGGGACGCTGCCAGGAGGAGGCTGAACAAAAAGAAGAGATAGAAAACAGACAATATCCAGCAAAGAGCCTAGTTTGTGTAATATCAGATTGCGTTCAATCATGCTTTTTCAACATTTCTGCCCAATACTGAAAATATAAGGAAAATCTACCATCATTAATTTAGCAGATGGTCTTATACAAAACACCAAGAAATATAGACATGCAGAGATATAGAAGAATGAGCAGCATGTTGCAGCTACTAGAGATCATTATTCTTCAGGGGCGCTCACCTGAACAGTTGCCAGTATGACGTTCTCAAACTCCCTGTAGGCCTCCCACAGAGTCGCCCCCTTGGTCATGTGCAGCCCCACGGCTGTCAGGGCTCTCTCGAAGATGGACCTCACCTTCTCCATCCCACCAGGCAGTCCCATGCCCCCGATAGAGTACTGGGCATACTCCAGCCAGATTTCAGGGCCTGAAGGCCACACAAGAAATTCAATGTTTACTTTACaataacatcacattacatataATCGTAACACAATCCAATAAGTAGGGACAGAACTCACAGATATAATCTTTCACAGCCATCTCAAAGAGCTCGTAGACTTTCTCCCGGTTCTGCTCCTCCTCGGTTAGGCGGATCTCATCCTTGAGCCAGTCCAGCCATATCTCTGCAAGAAAGGACAAGTCAGATTTGTATACAGTTCACAATAACATTCAGTATGTTTACATCAATGAAACCATCACTTTTCACAGTAATGATGAAACAGTAAACCTTGTTTCAAATTACTGAATCATCATCATACATAAGACTTCTTCACACCAATTAATCACAAAAGAAGCAGCAGACGTTGCAACAAGTATTATATTTAATCTAGTCTACCACAAAGCACATCAGCTCAATCATAAAAGTGGCAAAGCATAAAGTCTGCTGCATCTCCAGAGGCCATCAGACACCAACCTTCAGTCAGTGGGAAGAGCTCACTCATCTTCTGCCTTGCCTTACGCAGTGGAGGCAGTTCCCCCTCCTGCCTCAGGAGTTTTATGAGGTCCAAATGACAGTTGTAGTCAAAAGCATTGATGGACAGCTGAAAGTCACAGAGAAAGCATAGAAGAGGAGTCAGACCAacaaccttgtgtgtgtgtttacatatgTTTTTGATTAGCAAACAAATATAATATGTAAGTGAACCAAATACTGTAATGAGTATTGCTTGTGAAATCAACCAGATAGCTTGACTGTTAAATGTTgttgctgactggctggctggctacctACCTACCTTTCTCAACTGCAGCCCGCCGAAAGGGCGCGTGTTCAGTTTGTAATACAACTGCAAGCACGTTGGCTGGTATTCTTTTCACACGTATTATAGAATTGTGGCTGGGTAACATGCTAGTTGACTGGATAGTTACATAATGAGGCATCAGCTAATAGCTAGCAAACTATTAGCAtgcgagctaacgttagctaagtagctagctagctttctttGCAGTACAAGCGGTGCAAGTCTGCAAACAAGCCAACTTGTTTGTGATGTGTTGTTTGCTTTTAAATCAATGTAACAAACAACGCTGTTAGCTGGTTGACATCAAACGTTATAAATGGCTAGCTGTAACTGTGGATTAAAAtagctagctaggtttccattcattTCTCAAACAGTTAGCTTAGCTAACGTACCTGCTCCTCCAAACGCTGAATTTCGGCTTCATTCTCTTTATCATCTTCTGACGAATCGTCTTCTTCATCGTCGGAATTTTCGATTCCCAtaccctcctcttcatctgaatccatttctctctccatccctgcctcttcctccatctcttgcAACTGCGTCTCTTCTGCGTTCCCCGTTGCTGCCATGTTGGAACTATGTCTGCCTGGTAACAGCAGTGAGCGCTGTCCAAGGTAGAGCCTGGCAGGCAAACCCACCCCCTGATTCTACTATGCTAAATTCGAAACGTCACGTAATATGTTACCTACATGGCAAGAACACAACCAAATAACTATGTATTAATATTACTTGGACAATAACAGCTATAACCACCATATATTGCATTTGCTAAGATTCCTCCTGAAAAGAGCGGATACCGAATATCCCAGCAATTAAAGAGAGACTCCTGTAAGGAGTCTATTTTAATGGCCGACGTCCCTGTGCATGCTGTGTAATGATGAGAAGCACATAAGCAGCCTATTGTACTGTTATGCACTTCGTCGTACATATGTGAGTAAAAAACAAAGTGGGAAATGTAGACCTATTTGTTCCTATACGTGTCAGAAGTAATTGATTCCTGTTTATATGCTAATGCGGCAAAATGCTACGTTACATTATTGTGCAGATGAGACTTAATAGACATGTTGCAATTGATCAGAATTTGTTATTTTGAATGCACAAAAAAGTTGTTGTTTGGGGCCACAGCATACTGCCAAAAATATTTGAAACAGCAGACAACCGCCTTTTCTTCTCGAACCCCAAAAAAGTCGAAACTGTCATGTGTTTGTGACGTATTCCATTACGCTTCTTCTTTGGTTTTTATGACGGTCCACAAACAAATATAGGTGCATGCTGCCACCTACAGTGTTGGCTGTATAACAGCCTACAATTCTCTAGATGAAGTATGAATTAATAAcactatgaaaaaaaaaaaaaatcctacaaacTAACCCTGCACCCATTAAAACCTAAACACTATTCCAGTACTTTGGCCCTATCTGATCAAAGACTACAGTACGAAGATAGGCAGAAACTTCCCTCTTTGAGGAAGATAAAGTGCAATCGACACGgccagctaccaaggactgtggggtCTACTCCTCCGTGGCCAACGTgcgtaagacatttaaatgtgttaaccctcgcaagacatgcgcagatcagctggctggtgtgtttaaggacatattcaatctcgctatcccagtctgttgtccccacgtGCATCAAGAAGCCacaattgttcctgtacccaagaatgcaaactgaactaaattattatcgccccgtagcactcacctttgtcatcatgaagtgctttgagagactagtcaaggatcatatcacctccaccttacctgtcaccctagacccacttaaatTTGTTTACCGTCCCaaaaggtccacagacaatgcaatcgccgtcacactgccctatcccatctggacaaaaggaatacctatgtaagaatgctgttcattgactacagctcagcattcaacaccatagtaccctccaagctcatcattaagctcgaggccttAGGTCTGAACTCTGTCCTGTGCAATtgagtcctggacttcctgacgggccgcccccaagtggtgaaggtaggaaacaacacctccacttcgctgatcctcaacattggggccccacaagagtatgtgctcagcccctcctgtactccctgttcgcccatgactgcatggccatgcacgcctccaactcaatcatcaagtttgcagacaacacaacagtggtaggcttgattaccaacaacgacgagacagcctacaggaaggaggtgagggctctgggagtctggtgtcaagaaaataacctctcactcaacgtcaacaaagcaaatgagatgatcgtggacttcaggaaaaagcagcagggagcacccccctatccacatcgatgggacagtagtggagagggtattaagttttaagttcctcggcgtacacttcacggacaaactgaattggtccacccacacagacagcgtcatgAAGAAGGCGccgcagcgcctcttcaacctctgatccaaggttttaccagccctggttgcgcaatcgatatgctgatacaatttagggagtcttgttttcagattagccttgttaaaatccccagctacaatgaatgcagcctcaggagaTGTTTctagtttgcaaagagtcaaataaagtttgttcagggccatcgatgtgtctgcttggggaggaatatatacagctgtgattataatcgaagagaagtcccttggtagataatgcggtcgacatttgattgtgaggaattctaaatcaggtgaacagaaggacttgagttcctgtatgttgttgtgatcacaccacgtctcgttaatcatactGCAtaccccgcccctcttcttaccagaaagatggttgtttctgtcggcgcgatgcgtgaagaaaccagctggctgcaacGATCCCGTTAgcgtctcgagtgagccatgtttccgtgaagcaaagaacgttacagtctctgaaaTGGTTGATACTAAATGATTTAACTTCATATGGAGGAATTAACCTCATTATTTAAGAAAAGCGGTAATATGTAGCACCCAAGGTGAGGGAGGGTTGAATGCTCTGGATTTTAAAACCTCTAATATAATATTTAAGAAATAAGGATTGCATCTGGAGTATCATCCCTAATTTAATATTCCAACAAATTGGTAGTCTTGAATTCTTACTCAAATGCAACTTTGATATAGGTAAAATCCCTATTAAGCTTGCAAACTTTCACAAACAAGTACTTCTAACTTGGAACTTCATGTACAAACACAATTTTCCCCTCACAGGTATACAATCTGGAATAATAAAGacataaaatacaaaaacaagtctTTGTTTTTCCAGAACTGGTTtgacaacaacattatttgggttaaACAATTAATGAATAATGATGGACAACTATATGATTATCCAGAATTTATTAGAACACACAATGTTACATTCACTCCTGAGGAGTATCAaattgttgttagagctgtccctaaaggtgctaTTCTTCTTTGAGGAGATAACAGTACTCCAAGTGCAACTGTTGAGGATTTTGTAGCCTCAATACAACTAGAAGGTAtgaacattttaaactataaattTAATAACATGTATATAAGGAAACTATGTCCATATGTTACTATTCCCTCTGCGAAAATGTACTGGagtgcagccctaggacaagtgaactggaacaaAGTTTCATTGTTATCTGGTAAATAATGATTATCTAATAAGGTGAAAGAAGTATCATACAAACTCATTCATATAATCTACCCTGTAAAGacctttattatacacagatttaaaatagctattgataacaaatgtgtattttgaGATTGTGACCCAGAGACtcttgaccatttattttgggactGCTCTTATGTCAGAAGATTTTGGTGTGAGTtagaatattttattttaaaagaaacaactattaatgttaatttgaaagactctgatattatgttttattttgaaccAAATGATATGGACCCTGATTTAACTTTCATTGTTCATTTATTTATCTTTCATGGAAAATTATTTGTCCATAAAATGAAGTGGGCAGAGAACAAACACCTTTCCACATTATTTAAGATAGAatgtaaatattattttgaaatgataagtaaatttaaaaacaaaaaagcaatacGCACCATAAAAGTATTTAACCAATTGAAAATTAATCTGTCTGTTAGGTttatgtactcttgtttgtagatttgtttttttgtatttgttgtgttcataataaaataaaataaaaacattattattttttttcttcaagttGTAGCTAAAGTTGTCCAGTGCTAGCTAACTATAGTACTGTTGACTAACACCATTCCGTACAAATTTGCGCAACCGCagcattcaaacgaggctgcagTGAAAATTTATGGAACTAACTGTGTTGGCATCAAAATCCTGaggtgtgaactacgtttctattcaaggTTTGATTTATTTACATGGTAATGGCCGGATAGTATTGAAGAGAAATTGAAAAACGGACTCTGATGTTTTACGTTAAATTGTGATGTACCATAAAGTAACGTataatgcaactcattctgtgtcgtACAGTTTCTCTCGCAGATTAGAAACAAAAGGGACagggtaaagggggatacctagtcaattatACAACTGAATGTGTCATCACTGCAAGCCATCATGATTCtcaaaagccgctgtttacttcagAAGATAACTTAAGCGACGCCCTAAAAACCTGATTCAACTTCGACACAAACCTTCGAATAGGTATGTACTGACACGTAAATAAAACTCTTTATAAAGAGTTTAAATAATATTTTAGATGTGATAAATTGGACAGATCGGGGGGAAAAGGCGTATTCCCCCACGGCTAATCTCCCCCATTCCCTATCATGCAGTATGTTTCTCTTCCCAATCCgctatttttaaaaagacccgacagATCCTTTAAACATGCAGAGACGGGCACCATGAAGGTCTCGTCAATGATTTTGCTGGAAAGGGAAGAAATTGTACTTTACAATGGTATTcatattacagttgacctggaaCTATTACGTTTTTTGGGTGCTAAAATAAGGTAACTTGTATGTTACAgcgcgatgtacaaaagtgagttaGCTAACAAGCAGTTGCTTCATCTTCACTGGCTGCTATATATTTGATCCTTATGCCATACTGCTACGAATAgcttttgtccccatgtgtatgCTTTGTTTCCATGTCTTGAATGTCCCTTTCCTTGTATTGTGTCTTTTCTGTGCCATTCGCAGGTAGTGGACCACTATGAGAACCCAATAAATGTGGGTTCCTTAGACAAGAACGCCAAGAATGTGGGGACTGGCTTGGTGGGTGCACCTGCATGTGGGGACGTTATGAAACTCCAGGTATGTCAGTTCAAAATCTTGCTTATGCCttttgtgtctttccctttgtgctgttatctgtgcccaataatgtttgtaccatgtgttgtgttgctgccttgctatgttgtgtCTTGGGTCTCCTGTGTGTtcttgtgttttgtcctatattttttatttgttttatttttaatccctgtccccgcaggaggccttttggtaggccgtcattgtaagtaagaatttttTCTTAACATATTTGCCAAATTAAATAAATGTGCAGTGGATTGTTTTGTAATCCTTTTGgtattatttgtttttccttgTCTGGGGTTTGATACTAAGTTCATAAGTATTAGTCTTTTCAGTCATGTGCAACTGTTAAATATCTGCTTAGCTGCAGATCCAAGTGGATGAAAAGGGAAAGATAGTGGatgctagtgtaacagtataactttagaccgtcccctcgcccctacccgggctcgaaccagggaccctctgcacacagacaagtcacccacgaagcatcgttacccatcgctccacaaaagccgcggcccatgcagagcaaggggaaccactacttcaaggtctcaaagcaagtgacgtcaccgattgaaatgctattagcgcacaccaccgctaactagctagccatttcacattggttacactcaaccccccttttgacctccttttctgcagcaaccagtgatccgggtcaacagcatcaatgtaacattATAACTTTAATCCGTCCTCTCGCCCagacccgggcgcgaaccagggaccctctgcacacacagacaagtcacccacgaagcatcattacccatcgctccacaaaagccgcggggaaccactacttcaaggtctcaaagcgagtgacgtcaccaattgaaacgctattagcgcgcaccacctctaactagctagccatttcacatcggttacactagaTTCAAGACCTTTGGCTGTGGCTCAGCCATTGCTTCCAGTTCTCTAGTAACAGAGTGGGTAAAGTGCAAATCTGTAAATTGATCAGCCCAAATGTGACACACTACTCTTCTCTGCATCATGCTGGTAGGATTGGGGTTTAGGTTTATTCTCCTATATGTTTCCACTTGCAGATTGACGAAGCTCTTAAGATCAAGAACACTGATATTGCCAAAGAACTCTGCCTTCCACCAGTCAAGCTTCATTGCTCTAGTCAGTCAAACAAACCGATACTACTATAGGGACATGGTCtaatacctacagtgccttgcttcagaaagtattcatacccctcgacttattccacattttgttacagcctgaattcaaagtgagcaaactatttaatccattatctacacacaataccccatgatgaaagTTTAaacatgtttgcaaatgtattaaattagaTATCtcacatacatactgtaaaagtattcacaaccctgagtcaaACATGTTAGAATTAGCGAtggcagctgtgagtctttctgggtaagtctaagagctttgcacacctggattgtacaatatttgtatatttttaaAGAActttcaagttggttgttgatcatttctgGAGAGCCATTTAAGCCAATTTTAAGTAAAA is a window of Oncorhynchus mykiss isolate Arlee chromosome 11, USDA_OmykA_1.1, whole genome shotgun sequence DNA encoding:
- the LOC110535077 gene encoding iron-sulfur cluster assembly enzyme ISCU, mitochondrial is translated as TATNSFCPHVYALFPCLECPFPCIVSFLCHSQVVDHYENPINVGSLDKNAKNVGTGLVGAPACGDVMKLQIQVDEKGKIVDASPFHIGYTRFKTFGCGSAIASSSLVTEWVKCKSIDEALKIKNTDIAKELCLPPVKLHCSMLAEDAIKAALADYRVKQKETRW